From Virgibacillus ihumii, the proteins below share one genomic window:
- the rlmN gene encoding 23S rRNA (adenine(2503)-C(2))-methyltransferase RlmN — translation MSKPSIYGMTYEKLTDWLLDYGQRRFRVDQVWNWLYKKRVASFADMKNVNKETIELLEENFVLHTLGEEIKQESSDGTIKYLFRLADDNVIETVLMRFNYGLSVCVTTQVGCNIGCSFCASGLLKKSRDLSGGEIVEQIMSVQKHLDEKGEGDRVSHIVVMGIGEPFDNFNNLMDFINVVNDDKGLCIGARHITVSTSGLAHKIYEWADTGTQVNLAISLHAPNNELRTQIMKINRAFPIEKLMASVDYYLEKVNRRITYEYIMLKDVNDHKSEARQLAKLLQDKRHLSYVNLIPYNSVDEHNQYQRSDSASIQAFYETLKENGINCGVRWENGADIDAACGQLRSKQIKKKNAV, via the coding sequence ATGAGTAAACCATCCATTTATGGAATGACATATGAAAAGTTGACTGACTGGCTTTTGGACTATGGTCAACGCCGCTTCCGGGTTGATCAGGTTTGGAACTGGTTGTATAAAAAGCGAGTGGCATCATTTGCTGATATGAAAAATGTCAACAAAGAGACAATTGAACTACTGGAAGAAAATTTTGTTCTGCATACACTTGGTGAAGAAATTAAGCAGGAGTCATCTGATGGTACGATTAAATATTTATTCAGATTGGCAGATGATAATGTAATTGAAACGGTATTGATGCGGTTTAATTATGGCCTTTCGGTTTGTGTGACAACACAAGTTGGCTGTAATATCGGATGTTCTTTTTGTGCAAGCGGCCTTTTGAAAAAAAGCCGTGATTTATCCGGTGGAGAGATTGTTGAACAGATTATGAGTGTTCAGAAGCACCTGGATGAAAAAGGAGAAGGGGACCGTGTCAGTCATATTGTAGTGATGGGTATCGGTGAGCCTTTCGATAACTTTAACAACTTAATGGACTTTATCAATGTGGTGAACGATGATAAAGGACTTTGCATAGGTGCCCGGCACATTACCGTGTCAACAAGTGGACTTGCCCATAAGATTTATGAGTGGGCGGACACTGGTACACAGGTTAACCTGGCAATATCGCTGCACGCGCCAAACAATGAACTCAGAACACAGATTATGAAAATAAATCGGGCATTTCCGATTGAAAAATTAATGGCTTCGGTTGATTATTATCTGGAAAAAGTGAACCGTCGGATAACGTATGAATATATCATGCTGAAAGATGTGAACGATCATAAGTCGGAGGCACGGCAATTAGCCAAATTGCTTCAGGATAAGCGACATCTGAGTTATGTGAATCTGATCCCATATAATTCGGTAGATGAGCATAACCAGTACCAACGAAGCGATTCTGCTTCAATTCAGGCGTTTTACGAAACACTGAAGGAAAACGGTATAAATTGCGGCGTCCGCTGGGAGAATGGTGCAGATATTGATGCTGCATGCGGACAGCTTAGAAGTAAGCAGATAAAAAAGAAGAATGCAGTATAA
- a CDS encoding pseudouridine-5'-phosphate glycosidase, with translation MREYLSLSEEVMEAKEHGKPVVALESTIISHGMPYPQNVQTAREVEQIIRDRGAVPATIAILDGKIKIGLSDEELDDFGKSEGVAKASRRDLPYLLATGQKGATTVAATMICAELASIRIFVTGGIGGVHRGAETSMDISADLEELAKTNVAVVCAGAKSILDLGLTMEYLETKGVPVIGYQTNVLPAFYTRTSDLPVNFRADDPDTVARTLAAKWDLHLNGGAVIANPIPEEHAMDEREISAIIGTALQEAADNNVSGKEVTPFLLAKVKELTNGKSLDANIALVKHNAEVGADIAVKLGR, from the coding sequence ATGAGGGAATATTTATCGTTATCTGAAGAAGTTATGGAAGCCAAGGAACATGGGAAGCCGGTTGTTGCATTGGAGTCAACCATCATTTCGCATGGGATGCCGTATCCGCAAAATGTACAAACTGCACGGGAAGTCGAACAGATTATTCGTGACCGTGGTGCAGTTCCGGCGACTATTGCAATCCTTGACGGAAAAATAAAGATTGGTTTGAGTGATGAGGAACTGGATGATTTTGGCAAAAGTGAAGGAGTGGCAAAAGCATCAAGGCGTGATTTGCCATATCTGTTGGCGACCGGACAAAAAGGCGCAACAACAGTTGCTGCAACAATGATTTGTGCTGAGCTTGCCAGTATCCGTATTTTTGTAACAGGAGGAATTGGCGGGGTGCATCGCGGTGCTGAAACATCGATGGACATTTCTGCTGATCTGGAGGAATTGGCTAAGACGAATGTTGCGGTTGTCTGTGCTGGTGCTAAATCGATTCTGGACCTTGGCCTGACAATGGAATATCTTGAGACAAAAGGTGTACCCGTTATAGGCTACCAGACGAATGTTCTGCCGGCTTTTTACACACGAACAAGTGATTTACCAGTGAATTTCAGGGCAGATGATCCCGACACAGTTGCCCGGACATTGGCAGCAAAGTGGGATTTGCATCTTAACGGTGGAGCGGTGATTGCCAATCCAATTCCGGAAGAACACGCAATGGACGAGCGGGAAATTTCGGCCATTATTGGTACGGCGTTGCAAGAGGCAGCAGACAATAATGTCTCAGGCAAAGAAGTAACACCTTTTCTCCTTGCCAAAGTTAAAGAGCTGACCAACGGCAAAAGCTTAGATGCCAACATAGCATTGGTCAAGCACAATGCTGAGGTTGGAGCGGATATTGCTGTAAAACTTGGTAGATAA
- a CDS encoding LLM class flavin-dependent oxidoreductase, which translates to MKTFQNIPLSVLDLAPVLEGSTPVESFKNSADLIQAAEKFGFNRYWVAEHHNMPGIASSATSVFIGHLAGVTDHIRVGSGGIMLPNHASLVIAEQFGTLESLYPGRIDLGLGRAPGSDQATAYALRRTLNQRVEDFPMQVEELQNYFAGTAGVRSVPGEGLDIPIWLLGSSGFSAQLSAELGLQFSFASHFAPDYTIPAVNLYRDNFKPSDKMEKPYAMLGVNIIAADTDEEAKYLATSQQQQFLSIRRGQPTKLQPPIENIDSVWSEMEKAAVAKSIESSATIVGSKETVKAGLEKFIEETQADELIVNAQIYDHEARKRSYEIVSELME; encoded by the coding sequence ATGAAAACATTTCAAAATATACCATTGTCTGTACTCGATCTGGCTCCTGTTTTGGAAGGAAGCACACCCGTTGAATCCTTTAAGAACAGTGCTGATTTAATACAGGCTGCAGAAAAATTTGGATTTAACAGGTATTGGGTAGCTGAGCATCATAATATGCCGGGAATTGCCAGCTCAGCAACATCCGTATTTATCGGGCATCTCGCTGGAGTCACCGATCATATCCGCGTAGGATCAGGAGGAATTATGCTGCCAAACCACGCCTCGCTTGTAATTGCCGAGCAGTTTGGTACTCTGGAAAGTCTCTATCCGGGACGCATTGACCTCGGACTTGGACGTGCACCAGGGAGTGATCAGGCTACAGCATACGCTTTGCGCCGTACGTTAAATCAGCGTGTCGAGGATTTTCCAATGCAGGTTGAAGAACTACAGAACTATTTTGCAGGAACAGCCGGGGTCCGCTCAGTTCCCGGGGAAGGACTGGATATTCCAATCTGGCTGCTTGGTTCAAGTGGATTCAGCGCGCAACTTTCCGCAGAACTCGGACTGCAGTTTTCATTTGCAAGTCACTTTGCCCCGGATTACACCATCCCTGCAGTGAACTTGTACCGCGATAACTTTAAACCATCCGACAAAATGGAAAAGCCGTATGCCATGCTTGGTGTCAATATTATAGCCGCTGATACGGATGAAGAAGCCAAGTATCTTGCAACTTCACAACAGCAGCAATTTTTAAGTATCCGCCGAGGTCAGCCGACCAAACTGCAGCCACCGATTGAAAACATTGACAGTGTCTGGTCTGAAATGGAAAAGGCAGCCGTCGCAAAATCAATTGAATCAAGCGCGACCATTGTCGGCAGCAAGGAAACAGTTAAAGCCGGTTTGGAAAAATTCATTGAGGAAACACAGGCAGATGAATTAATAGTAAACGCACAAATCTATGATCATGAAGCGCGTAAACGGTCGTACGAGATTGTCAGTGAGTTAATGGAATAA